One Klebsiella electrica genomic window, ATCAACCGGTACGCCGGTCAGCTCTTCAATGCGCGCAATATAGTTCAGCGCAGTCTGCGGCAGACCGCTGCGCGTTTTCACGCCGAAGGTGCTTTCAGACCAGCCCGGCATGGTTTCATAAATCGGCTCAATGCCTTCCCAGTTGTCAGCAGCCAGCGGCGTGGTCGTCACTTCGCGGCCGTCCGGCAGACGGTAGGCAACGCAGAGTTTCACTTCTTTCAGGCCGTCCAGAACATCCAGCTTGGTCAGGCAGAAGCCGGACAGGGAGTTGATCTGCACCGCGCGACGGATCGCCACGATATCCAGCCAGCCGGTACGACGACGACGGCCGGTAGTGGCACCGAACTCGTTACCCTGCTTGCACAGGAACTCGCCGATATCATCGAACAGCTCAGTCGGGAACGGGCCTGCGCCGACGCGAGTCGAGTAGGCTTTGATGATGCCCAGCACGTAGTCCACATAGCGCGGACCCAGGCCGGAACCGGTCGCCACGCCACCCGCGGTGGTGTTAGACGAGGTCACGTACGGATAGGTACCGTGGTCGATATCCAGCAGAGTCCCCTGCGCGCCTTCGAACATCACGAAGTCGCCGCGCTTACGCGCCTGGTCCAGCAGATCGGAAACATCCACCACCATCGCCGTCAGAATGTCGGCAATCGCCATGACATCATCCAGCACTTTCTGATAGTCAACCGCTTCTGCTTTGTAGAAATTCACCAGCTGGAAGTTGTGATATTCCATCACTTCTTTCAGTTTGACGGCGAAGGTTGCTTTATCAAACAGGTCACCAACGCGCAGACCGCGGCGTGCGACTTTATCTTCGTAAGCAGGGCCGATGCCGCGACCGGTGGTACCGATAGCTTTCGCACCGCGTGCTTTTTCACGCGCAACGTCCAGCGCGACATGATAATCGAGGATAAGCGGGCAGGCTTCGGACAGCAGCAGACGCTCACGAACAGGGATACCACGGTCTTCCAGACCTTTCATCTCTTTCATCAGCGCAGCCGGAGACAGCACCACACCGTTACCGATGATGCTGGTGACATTTTCGCGCAGAATACCTGATGGAATAAGATGGAGGACGGTTTTTTCACCGTTGATTACGAGAGTATGGCCTGCGTTGTGGCCACCCTGGTAGCGCACAACATATTTAGCCCGTTCAGTCAGGAGATCGACGATCTTCCCTTTACCTTCGTCACCCCATTGGGTGCCCAGTACGACGACGTTGTTACCCATTTTTCAAAATCACCGTTTGCTTAAAAATGGATTCTACCATCGCTTTTTCAGAGTTACAGCACTTTTTGCACTCAATTCCAGGCAAGTCTGACCACTTTTTGATCAGGTCATCGATTTCGTCAACATGTAGTAGATGACAAACCCGGCAACCACAAGCCCCCCGCCAAAACGGCGTAATAAATTATCCGGCAGCTGGCTCATGGTCGCGACCATCCGCCGCCAGGCGCGCGGATAAAGCAGCGGCCCGAGCCCTTCGAGTACTAAAACCAGCGCCAGTGCCAGCCAGATTGTTGCGTTCATTATGGACCCTTAGAAAGAAAGCGCGCCGCCGCCCCAGACAGGCATCGGCGGCAGCGTAATGTGGAAACAGACCCCTGCGACATTGTCCGGTATTTCACGTTCATTATGAACGGGTGTCGCACAAAAAAAACCTATAACTTATTGTGTTACAAGTTATTTATTAAACTTCGCCCATAAAAAAGGCGCCTTTCTCAAGGCGCCTTTTTACTCACGCGATAACTTACTTGCGAGCCGAATCTGGCGATTTCATATAGCGGAAGAAATCGCTGTCCGGGCTGAGAACCATCACATCCTGATTGCTCTGGAAGCTATTCTCATAGGCGCGCAGGCTACGGATAAAGGCATAGAAGCCCGGATCCTGGCTAAACGCATCGGCAAACAGCTTCGCCGCATCCGCATCACCTTCACCGCGCATGATACGGCCCTGACGTTCCGCTTCAGCCAGCGTCCTGGTGACTTCATAGTCCGCCGTTGCGCGCAGCTTCTCAGCCTCTTCCTGACCCTGTGAACGATGGCGACGCGCAACCGCTTCACGCTCGGCGCGCATACGGTTGTAAATCGCTTCGGACACTTCAGCCGGCAGGTTGATCTGCTTGATGCGTACGTCGACAACTTCAATACCCAGCGCTGCCATACTGTTCGGGTTAATGACCGGCACCTTACCATTGGTTTCCGCCGATACGCGCTCTGCCGCTTTGGCGATAGCATCGTCGGCCGCCGGCGTACTGACTTCGTCTTCCGTACCCGCTGAACCGGAGTTCAACGCGTCACGTACTTCCAGCGTCAGACGACCGCGGGAGTCGGTCACGATATCCTTCACATCCAGGCGACCAATTTCGGAACGCAGACGGTCAGAGAACTTACGCTTCAGCAGCACTTCGGCCTGGGAGACGTCGCCGCCGCCGGTAGCCAGGTAGTAGCGGCTGAAGTCGCTGATACGCCATTTGATGTAGGAGTCAACGATCAGGTCTTTCTTCTCTTTGGTGACAAAGCGATCGGCCTGGTTGTCCATGGTCTGAATACGCGCATCCAGCATTTTCACTGATTCAATAAACGGGATCTTAAAGTGCAGACCCGGCGAATAGACCAGCGGTTTGTTTTCACTATCGCGGAGAACTTTACCAAAGCGCAGCGTAATCCCACGCTCGCCTTCTTTGACGATAAAAATCGACATGTAAAGCACTACCAGCACGATGACAATTATCGCAATAACAGATTTACGCATCGTTATTCCCCCTGACGCTGGTAGTCGTTACGCTGCGCGTTAGCGCGGCGTTGGTCCATAATACTGCCGTCCGTGGTGGTCGGCGTGGTGCTGGCACTGCTTGAGCTGGATGCAGGCGGCAGACGCAGCAGATCGCTCGCGCTACTGCTACCGCTCTTTGCCGCCGGGGCACCGGCGCCTTTCAGCATCTGGTCCAGAGGCAGAACCATCAGGTTGCCACCTTTATCGTTCACCAGCACTTTGCGGGTATGGCTCAACACTTTTTCCATGCTTTCGATATACAGACGTTCGCGGGTGATTTCCGGCGCGGCTTTATACTCCGGCAGGATCTTCGCAAAGCGCGCAACTTCACCCTGTGCTTCGAGAACGGTCTGAGTTTTGTACGCGCGCGCCTCTTCAAGGATACGCTGCGCCTGACCATTGGCTCGCGGCTGAACTTCGTTGGTGTAAGCTTCGGCTTCACGGATGTATTGCTGCTCGTTCTCACGCGCCGCAATCGCATCATCAAATGCCGCCTTCACTTCTTCCGGCGGACGCGCCGTCTGGAAGTTGACGTCCAGCAAGGTGATCCCCATGTTGTACGGACGAATCGTCTCTTCCAGCTCACGCTGGGTATCGCTACGAATAACGGTACGACCTTCGGTCAGGATGCGGTCCATCGTGTACTTGCCAATCACGCCGCGCAGGGCGCTGTCGGTCGCCTGACGCAGACTATCGTCCGCGCTGGCCACGCTAAACAGGTAGCGCTCAGGATCGGTCACCCGATACTGGACGTTCATCTCAACGCGCACGACGTTTTCATCAGACGTCAGCATGACGCCAGAAGCCGCCAGTTCACGTACCGACTCAACGTTTACCGCCTGAACGTTATCGATAAAGGTTGGCTTCCAGTTAAGGCCTGGCTCAACCAGATGGCTGAATTTACCAAAGCGAGTGACCACACCACGTTCAGCTTCCTTGATGGTATAGAAACCGCTGGCAGCCCAGATAATAACCGCGGCAGCCGCCACGATGCCGACAATGCGTCCGCCCATCGGGCCACGCGGTCCCTGAGAGCCGCTACCGCTCCCCTGGCCCCCTTTACCGCCGCCGAGACCGCCAAGTTTTTTACTTAACTTGCGGAAGATATCATCCAGATCGGGCGGCCCCTGCTCGCGACCGCCTTTATTGCCATTTCCCTCAGAGTTGCCGCCAGGTTTGCTGCTCCCCCACGGGTCGCGGTCCTGTCCGTTATTACCGGGCTGATTCCACGCCATGTATATGCTCCATATTTGTTTTTGATATCCCCACAGGGGTTAATATCTTCAGGCAAGCTGCAAGGTCAAATCACGTAATCAACCAGCGCTGGCTCTTGTTTACAGAGGCGACGCCAGTCAACGATCGGCATGCGCACCTGCAGACCCACGCTGCCGTCATCCTCCAGCCACTCTTTTTCTATCGCCTGAAGCTGATAGAACCGACTTCTCAGCCGCCCTTCCCGTGGCGGTAGACGCAGCGTGTGCTGCGCTACTTCACCGGAAAGCCGTTCCGTCAAAGCCTGAAAAAGCAGCGGTACGCCAACCCCGGTCTGGGCGGAGAGCCAGACCCGGATCGGTTTATTCTCTTCATCTCTGTCGATACGCGGTTCAAAATCATCCAGCATGTCGATTTTGTTCATCACCAGCAGCGTCGGGATCTCATCGGCCTCAATTTCCGCCAGTACCGTATTGACGGCATCAATGTTTTCCTGCACCCGGACATCGGCGGCATCAATCACATGCAGCAGCAGCGTCGCCTGACGCGTCTCCTGCAAAGTGGCCTTAAACGCCGCGACCAGGTCGTGCGGCAGATGGCGAATAAAGCCAACGGTATCCGCAAGTACGGTCTCGCCGACATCGGTAACATCAATGCGGCGCAGCGTCGGATCCAGCGTCGCGAACAGCTGGTTCGCAGCGTAGACCTCGGCTTCCGTTATCTGGTTGAACAGCGTTGATTTTCCGGCGTTGGTGTAGCCCACCAGCGAGACGGTTGGAATATCGGCTTTGGCTCGTGACCGCCGTCCTTGCTCACGCTGTTTTGACACTTTCTCCAGCCGCGACAGGATCTGCATGATCCGGTTGCGCAGGAGTCGACGGTCAGTTTCGAGCTGGGTTTCACCCGGGCCGCGCAAACCAATTCCGCCTTTCTGTCTTTCAAGGTGGGTCCAGCCGCGAACCAGGCGCGTAGCCATATGGCGCAGCTGTGCCAGCTCAACCTGCAATTTCCCTTCATGGGTACGCGCGCGCTGGGCAAAAATATCCAGAATAAGACCGGTGCGATCGATAACCCGGCATTCGCATAAGCGTTCCAGGTTTCGTTCCTGAGCCGGGCTCAGGGCATGATCGAACAGCACGACTGACGCGCCGGTCGCTTTTACGGCTTCCGCAATTTCGACAGCCTTACCTTCACCAACAAAATATTTTGGATGCGGTGCTTTACGGCTACCGGTAATCACCTGCATTGCTTCGACACCGGCAGAGGAGACCAGGGATTCAAACTCCTGAAGGTCTTCCATATCTTTGTCTTGCGAAAAATAGATGTGTACCAGCACCGCCTGCTCACCGGCATCATAACGGTCAAACAAGCGTAAACCCCTTATAAAATACCAGCGGGGAACACAGTTACCCGTTGTCTTTCAGGCCGCATGGACGTTGGCTTTCTTGCCCGACTCTGGCCGGGCCGCCACACGCGTCGTTCAAATCTGCCCCTGGCAAATTTGTTATTCACCCCAGTCATTTACTTACGCAAATGGCTGGGGAGTCACTACGCGCCGCCTTTCTGCAACCTGAAACGCATCGAATGAACCTGGCTCCCCGGCATGGAAAAACAGCATCAACCTTATTCGGTGTCTTCGCTGTCTTGCTGCGGCGCAGATGAACCCTGCGCGCTACCACCGTGGTGATAGTTATTTGTACCGCCGCCAGCATTATTGCTGTGGTGAGACACCGGGCGAGACGGGACAACAGTAGAAATTGCGTGCTTGTAGACCATCTGGCTGACCGTGTTTTTCAACAGGATCACGAACTGATCGAAAGACTCAATTTGCCCTTGCAGCTTAATACCATTCACCAAATAAATAGAAACCGGAACGCGTTCCCGACGCAAAGCGTTCAGGAACGGATCTTGTAAAGATTGCCCCTTAGCCATTCTCTCTTTTCCTTATATGTATGCTTGTTTTGTACTCAGAACCTGACGATTCTTAAAAAAAATTACGCACGATACCGTTTGATTGTACACGTTCAGTCCTGGCTCGCACCAACTACCTGTAATACTTTGTTGAGCGCCTGTTCAGGATGTTCACTCTCTAACCAGTGAATATCTTCCCAGCCGCGTAACCAGGTCATCTGACGTTTTGCTAACTGTCTCGTGGCGCAAACACCTCGATAAACCATTTCATCATACGGGATCTCGCCATCAAGATATGACCACATCTGGCGGTATCCGACACAACGAATGGAAGGCATATCCGTATGCAAATCTCCGCGGGCAAAAAGCGCCCGTACTTCTGCTTCAAAACCCGAAGCCAACATCTGATGAAAACGCTGTTCTATGCGTTGATGGAGCAGTTCACGGCTCGCCGGGGCGATGGCGAACTGATGCACCTGGTACGGCAGAGCGTCTCCTGACGTTTGCGTCAGTTCCGTTAAAGTTTTACCCGAAATGAAAAAAACTTCCAGTGCCCGGGAAAGTCTTTGCGGATCATTTGGATGAATACGCGCGGCGGCAACGGGATCGATCTCCTGTAGCTGCCGGTGCAACGCGTGCCCCCCCTGCTCTGCTGCCTGCTGCTCAATTTTAGCCCTGACCTGCGGATCCGCCGACGGTAACGGCGACAACCCTTCCAGCAACGCTTTGAAATACAACATTGTTCCGCCAACCAGCAGCGGAATGCGCCCGGCTGCGACGATCTCCGCCATTTCAGCCAGCGCATCGCGGCGAAAATCCGCCGCGGAATAAGCCTCTGCCGGATCGCGAATGTCCAGCAGCCGATGCGGCGCAGCGCTCAGCTCCGCGGCATCTGGCTTGGCAGTGCCAATATCCATTCCTCGATAGATAAGGGCGGAATCAACACTAATCAACTCTACCGGTAAAATTTTACGCAACGCAATCGCTAAGGCGGTTTTACCGGAGGCCGTCGGGCCCATTAAAAATATTGCCTTAGGCAGGCTCGCCGTGGTGGTATCACTCATCTTTCAGGGCAGTCATCGCCGAATGTAAATCAACAGGTTGTAACAGACCACCCGGCGGCGCTTTTACCAGCTGCGGGCACAAACGTTCAACGTCGGCCAGCACGGTAATCGCCTGCGCCATATTCCACTGCGCATGTTCGCTCGCCAGATTACGCGCGATCCACTGCGCGATGTTGCCGACGTCGAATGCCTTTTGCTGCGCCAGGTAGCCTATCAGTTCAGGAATCAAGATTTGTAAATTTTGTTGTCTTAAGGGTAAAGGCACGGCGCGAACCGTCAAATGTTGCGCGTCAGACTGCAGATCGATACCCAGCGCCGCCAGCGCCGACTGCGCTTTATCCAGCGCCGCTTTCTCCGCAGCGGACGCTTTCAGCCGCAGTGGGATCAGCAGCGGCTGAGCGCACACCGCTTCAACCTCCGGCGTCAGCTGCGCCTGCCGCAGCCAGCGTTCGGCGACCGGCAGCGACAGCAGCGCCAGCTTGCCGTCTCGCTCCAGCAGCGCGCAATCACCCGCCACGATAGTCAGTACGCGGCCAAAGCTTTGACTGTGGCCGGATAGCCCGTCCGCGGCAGGCGCTGGCACGCTGCTTTTGCGTTCCGCCGCTGGTGTTTCCAGCAGCTGGCGATAGAGCGCCCCCTGCTGTTTCTGATAGCCGGGCTGCGCATGCGGCCAACTGGTGGCACCCGCAGCAGCGGCTCCCGACGACGGGCGCGGCGTCTCGCTGCCATAGCGCGGCGCCGCGGGCTCGCGAGCCGCCGCCGGCTGGGCAAAGTGGTTCCCCCCCGCCGCCACCCGGTTTTCCGGGACCGTCGGGCGCAACGGCTCGGCTTCATGTTCTTCCGCCAGCGGGACGTTAAGCTGCTGCTGGAGCACGCTCAATACGCCCTGATAGATAAAGTCATGCACCAGACGCGACTGGTGGAAACGAACTTCATGCTTCGCCGGGTGGACGTTAACATCCACCTGGTGCGGGTCGATCTCCAGGTAAAGCACAAATGCCGGCTGCTGGTCGGCCCCCAGCTTATCTTCGCAGGCCTGACGAATTGCATGATTGATTAAACGATCGCGCATCATGCGGCCATTGACGTAGCAATACTGAATTTCCGCCAGCGTCGGGTTGGTATGTAAAGGATCGGCCACCCAGCCGCGCAGGGTCAGATCGCCATGCTGCCACTCGATCGCCAGGGCATGTTCGAGAAACGGCATACCGCAGATCGCCCCCAGCCGCCGTTCGCGCTGGCCGCCCTCAGGCACCGCACGATACTGGCGCACCGCTTTGCCGTTATGGCTGAGGTTAATGGTGACGTCGAAACGCGCCAGCGCAATGCGTCTGACGATTTCATCGATGTGGCCAAACTCGGTCTTTTCGGTGCGCATGAACTTGCGCCGCGCCGGCGTGTTGTAAAACAGATCCAGCACTTCCAGCGTGGTTCCCACCGGATGCGCCGCGGGTTTGACGGTCACCGCCTGATCGCGCCCTTCGGCGTAGGCCTGCCAGGCCTCCTGCTGCTCCGCGATACGGGAGGTCAGCGTCAGCCGGGCGACCGAGCTGATACTGGCCAGCGCTTCGCCGCGAAAACCGAGGCTGATAATCGCTTCCAGATCGTCAAGCGTGGCAATTTTACTGGTGGCATGACGGGCCAGCGCCAGCGCCAGCTCGTCCTTTTTGATCCCGCAGCCGTTATCGCGAATGCGGATAAGCTTTGCGCCGCCGCGCTCGATATCAATATCAATTCGCGTCGCGCCAGCGTCGAGACTGTTTTCTACCAGCTCCTTCACCACCGACGCCGGACGTTCCACCACCTCACCTGCGGCAATCTGGTTGGCGAGCTGCGGCGGTAGAACCTGAATCGGCATGACTGACTCCTTAATTAATCAACGTCCTGCCAGGCGAAGTGGCGCTGGCGGTCTGGGCTGTCTCTCCGCGCGGTGCCGACTGAAGCGGATGTTGCGTAAAGTAGTTACGCAGACCGTTATAAATGGCTTCGGCAATCTGCTGCTGGTAATTGTCGCTCCCCAACAGACGCTCTTCCCCGGTATTGCTGATAAAGCCGGTTTCCACCAGGATCGACGGGATATCCGGCGAGCGCAATACGCCAAGGCTGGCATGCTCAGGACGCCGTTTATGCAGATCGCCCACCCGCTGCAGCTGGCTTAAGACATCCGTTGCCACATCATAGCCAACGCGCTGAGAATGCCCGAACTGTAAATCCAGCACCGCCTGGCTGAGGTAGGGATCGGACTGGCTGTTCGCCAGCACATCGCCCGCCCCGCCGAGCAGTTCAGACTGCTTCTCATGCTGTTCGAGCCAGCCGGCCATCTCGCTGTTCGCACGACGGTTGGATAGCACCCATACCGACGCGCCGGTGGCATCGCGATTCGGTGCCGCATCGGCATGAATAGATACCAGGAAGTTAGCGTTTTGCTTACGCGCCACGTCCGAACGCCCCATCACCGAAATAAAGTAATCCCCATCGCGGGTCAACACCGGCCTGAATAGCGGATCGGCATTTAACAGCGCGCGCAGTTTGCGGGCGATGGCAATCGTGACATTCTTCTCTTTGGTGCCGTTCGGTCCAATCGCGCCAGGATCCTGCCCACCGTGACCGGCATCGATGGCGATAATCACCTTATCATCCGACGCCACCGCGCGGCTCACCGGGCGCGCCGTACCCTGGCTGCTGGTCATCGCCGTTTGTCGTTCGCTACCGGACGATTTGAACGGATTGCGCGCGGGTTCAGCCGGACGTAATGGCTGCACCGGCGTTTCAACCCGTTTAGCCACCACCGGCGGCGGTGGAGGTGGCGGCGGCGCATCGGCATTAATCGTGAAAACCACGGTGTAGTTTGAGCCGTTTTGCTGTTTCACCGCGCGCGTTTTACCATCTTCCGTCAGATCCACCAGCAGGCGCAGAGTCTGGGTATCCTGTGGCGTTCCCGCGCGAATGCTTTTCACCAGATTGTTGCCGCTAAACAGCAGCGGCAGCCCCTGCAGCACACCGCTCTGCTTAATATCCAGCGCCACGGTACGCTTGCCCTGCGGACTGAACGAGTATTCGGGATCGCCGATAAAGCTAATCGTAATACGGGCCTGCTGATCTCCATTGGCAACCTGGATATCGGATAAACTTGCCGCTGTGGCCTGAATGCTCAACAGCATCAGCGTCGCGGCCAGCCAACTGGTTATGCGATAGATCATCCCGTTATCCTTCAGGCTAAACGCGTCAATAAAGACTCACCCAATGCAGAGACCGCCGTTACGCGCGCCTCACGCCCTTGTGCCTGATACGCAAGATGGATTTCGACATCCGGCTCAGGCAAGACACCCGCACCTTGTTGCGGCCACTCCACCAGGCAGATGGCGTCGTTAGCAAAATAATCACGGATCCCCATAAATTCGAGCTCTTCAGGGTCCGCCAGACGATACAGGTCAAAGTGGTACACCATCAGATTGTCGAGCGTGTAGGGCTCCACCAGCGTATAGGTCGGGCTTTTGACATTCCCGCGATGGCCGAGCGCGTGCAAAAAGCCGCGGCTGAAGGTCGTTTTACCCGCCCCTAAATCGCCATACAGATAGATAACCGTCGCGCCAGTACAGGCATGCGCAATACGGTCACCAAGGTCTAAAGTTGCCTGCTCATCGGCTAAAGGAATCACTCGGTTAATCATGGTTCAGGTCAATCACATCCGGGTTAACAACACGCCTGAGCGTGGAAAAGAGATCGGTCGCCAGCATCCCGCGGCTGCCATAACGGGCAGCCAGGCGATCAGCGGCTTCACCATGCGCCACACAACCGGCGCAGGCAGCATCATACGGCGTCAGCCGTTGTCCTGACAGTGCGGCGATAATACCGGTCAGCACATCGCCCATTCCGCCGCTGGCCATCCCGGCATTGCCGGCATCGATAATACCCATCTCGCCTGCTTCGCTGGCCACTACCGTGCCCGCACCTTTCAGCACGACCACACCTCCGTACCGTTTTACCAGACGTTGCGCAGAAAGTAAGCGATCGCTTTCAATTTCTGCTACGTTGCAGTTCAACATACGGGCGGCTTCACCGGGGTGCGGCGTCAGCACACGATTGTGACGTTTATCGGGATTGATTGCCAGCAGGTTCAACGCATCCGCATCCCATACCATCGGCTTGCGACAATCCCACACCTGGCGCAGCGCCTGGGCTCCCCATTCGCGTTGTCCAAGGCCGGGGCCAATCGCCACCACATCGGCCCATTGCAGACTGTCATCAACACTCTGCGTCGTCAGCTCGTGGACCATTAATTCAGGTCTGGCGGCGACAACAGGGGCAATGTTTTCTTTGTGAGTGAGCACTCGCACCAAACCCGCGCCTGCACGTAATGCCGCTTCGCCGGCCATGCGGATAGCGCCGGCGGTACCGCGATCGCCGCCGATAATCACCAGCTTACCGTGATCGCCCTTATGCGATGTCCGACGCCTGGGAGGGAGCCAGTCGGCCAGCTGTGACGCATCGAAACGCCGTAGCGGCACCGTCTGCGCGGCCAGCCAGCTTTCGAGCCCCAGCGCGTGGTAGTACAAGCGGCCAACCACATCCCGGGCTTTACCCGTCAGCAGCCCGGGCTTGAGGCCGATAAAGGTGATTGTGCAGGCCGCATCTATCGCCGCGCCGGGGGTGCTACCGGTTTGCGCATTGAGTCCCGAGGGGATATCCAGCGCCAAAACCGGCGCAGGATGCACATTCGCACGCTGGATTAAGGTCGCGATATTTTCCCGCGGAGCGCTATGCAGCCCGGTGCCAAGCAGCCCGTCGATAATCAGAGAGATATCCTGTGGCCAGGGAATATCCGCGGCGTGAATGGTGCCACCGGCGCTCAGCCACGCATCACGCGCGGCGCGGGCTTCTTCCGGCAGCGGTTTTTCGCTCTCAAGGGCCAGCAGCGTGACGGCGATGCCGTCGGCCTGCGCCAGGCGTGCCACCACGTAGCCGTCACCACCGTTATTGCCATGACCGCAGAGGATAAGCCAGTGCCGGCTGGCAGGATAGTCGGCTCGCGCCCGCTGAAAAGCCGCTTCCCCGGCCCGCATCATCAGCTCAAACAGCGTCAGGCCCAGACTGTCCGCCGCCGCTTTTTCCGCGCGCCGCAGCGCATCCGCCGGCCAGATGAAGTGTGGTATACTTACAGGGTTTTTCGTCATTGTATGGTCCATCATGTCTCAGCCCCTCGATCTCAATAAGTTAGCGCAGCAAATCAAGCAATGGGGCACTGAACTGGGGTTCCAGCAGGTCGGGATTACCGATACCGATCTCAGCGCCAGCGAACCTAAACTGCAGGCATGGCTGGATAAACAATACCACGGCGAGATGGAATGGATGGCGCGTCACGGCATGATGCGCGCCCGTCCCCATGAGCTCCAGCCCGGTACGTTACGCGTGATCAGCGTGCGGATGAACTATCTCCCCGCCAACGCCGCTTTTGCCCGCACCCTGAAAGATCCCTCGCTGGGTTACGTCAGCCGGTATGCCCTCGGGCGTGATTATCATAAGCTGTTGCGTAACCGCCTGAAAAAACTTGGAGAGCTGATTCAGGAACAGTGTACTTCGCTCAATTTTAGACCGTTTGTCGATTCCGCGCCCATTCTGGAGCGCCCTTTGGCGGAAAAAGCGGGGCTTGGCTGGACCGGCAAGCACTCGCTGATCCTTAACCGCGATGCCGGATCGTTCTTTTTTCTCGGCGAACTGCTCGTTGATATTCCGCTGCCCATCGACAGCCCGGTGACGGAAGAGTGCGGCCGTTGCGTGGCCTGCATGACTATCTGCCCCACCGGTGCGATTGTCGAACCCTATACCGTTGATGCCCGCCGCTGTATCTCTTATCTGACCATTGAGCTGGAAGGGGTCATTCCCGAGGAGCTTCGCCCGCTTATCGGTAACCGCATCTACGGCTGCGATGACTGCCAGCTGATTTGCCCGTGGAACCGCTTCTCGCAGTTAACCGACGAAGCGGATTTCAGCCCACGCCAGGCGCTGCATGCGCCGCCGCTGATAGAACTGTTTGCCTGGAGCGAGGCGCATTTTCTGAAGGTGACGGAGGGGTCTGCCATCCGCCGGATTGGCCATCTGCGCTGGCTACGCAATATTGCCGTCGCATTGGGCAATGCGGCCTGGGATGAGGCACATCTTACCGCGCTGGAAAGTCGCCGAGGTGAGCACCCACTACTCGATGAACACATTGACTGGGCGGTGGCGCAACAAATTGACAAACGCAATGCCAACGTCGTCGAAGTGCAATTGCCGAAGAAACAGCGTCTGGTCCGGGTGATTGAGAAAGGGTTGCCGAGAGATGCCTGATTCATTCACAGGCTGTGAATAAAAACAAAAACACATTGCGTTTCAACACGCAGACGTTCGTCAAGTGATCGCATTAACACTTTGGAATGAAATTTTATTATTAAATATCAAATAGATATATTTATATCATTCAAAAACTGAAGTTTTTCGACGTCAGACGGCGAGAGTTTAATCTGTGGATAACTCTGTTTACAGTATTTTTCTTTCGACAGTGGAAAGCATCCCCTGTGCGACTTTGCACTGTGGATAAACTCAATTCGTGGAGAAATGCGGATGCTGGAAATAAACGGGCCATTTGCCTCTAACCTTTTGATTTCAC contains:
- a CDS encoding adenylosuccinate synthase gives rise to the protein MGNNVVVLGTQWGDEGKGKIVDLLTERAKYVVRYQGGHNAGHTLVINGEKTVLHLIPSGILRENVTSIIGNGVVLSPAALMKEMKGLEDRGIPVRERLLLSEACPLILDYHVALDVAREKARGAKAIGTTGRGIGPAYEDKVARRGLRVGDLFDKATFAVKLKEVMEYHNFQLVNFYKAEAVDYQKVLDDVMAIADILTAMVVDVSDLLDQARKRGDFVMFEGAQGTLLDIDHGTYPYVTSSNTTAGGVATGSGLGPRYVDYVLGIIKAYSTRVGAGPFPTELFDDIGEFLCKQGNEFGATTGRRRRTGWLDIVAIRRAVQINSLSGFCLTKLDVLDGLKEVKLCVAYRLPDGREVTTTPLAADNWEGIEPIYETMPGWSESTFGVKTRSGLPQTALNYIARIEELTGVPVDIISTGPDRSETMILRDPFDA
- a CDS encoding DUF2065 domain-containing protein, encoding MNATIWLALALVLVLEGLGPLLYPRAWRRMVATMSQLPDNLLRRFGGGLVVAGFVIYYMLTKSMT
- the hflC gene encoding protease modulator HflC, with the translated sequence MRKSVIAIIVIVLVVLYMSIFIVKEGERGITLRFGKVLRDSENKPLVYSPGLHFKIPFIESVKMLDARIQTMDNQADRFVTKEKKDLIVDSYIKWRISDFSRYYLATGGGDVSQAEVLLKRKFSDRLRSEIGRLDVKDIVTDSRGRLTLEVRDALNSGSAGTEDEVSTPAADDAIAKAAERVSAETNGKVPVINPNSMAALGIEVVDVRIKQINLPAEVSEAIYNRMRAEREAVARRHRSQGQEEAEKLRATADYEVTRTLAEAERQGRIMRGEGDADAAKLFADAFSQDPGFYAFIRSLRAYENSFQSNQDVMVLSPDSDFFRYMKSPDSARK
- the hflK gene encoding FtsH protease activity modulator HflK, producing MAWNQPGNNGQDRDPWGSSKPGGNSEGNGNKGGREQGPPDLDDIFRKLSKKLGGLGGGKGGQGSGSGSQGPRGPMGGRIVGIVAAAAVIIWAASGFYTIKEAERGVVTRFGKFSHLVEPGLNWKPTFIDNVQAVNVESVRELAASGVMLTSDENVVRVEMNVQYRVTDPERYLFSVASADDSLRQATDSALRGVIGKYTMDRILTEGRTVIRSDTQRELEETIRPYNMGITLLDVNFQTARPPEEVKAAFDDAIAARENEQQYIREAEAYTNEVQPRANGQAQRILEEARAYKTQTVLEAQGEVARFAKILPEYKAAPEITRERLYIESMEKVLSHTRKVLVNDKGGNLMVLPLDQMLKGAGAPAAKSGSSSASDLLRLPPASSSSSASTTPTTTDGSIMDQRRANAQRNDYQRQGE
- the hflX gene encoding ribosome rescue GTPase HflX → MFDRYDAGEQAVLVHIYFSQDKDMEDLQEFESLVSSAGVEAMQVITGSRKAPHPKYFVGEGKAVEIAEAVKATGASVVLFDHALSPAQERNLERLCECRVIDRTGLILDIFAQRARTHEGKLQVELAQLRHMATRLVRGWTHLERQKGGIGLRGPGETQLETDRRLLRNRIMQILSRLEKVSKQREQGRRSRAKADIPTVSLVGYTNAGKSTLFNQITEAEVYAANQLFATLDPTLRRIDVTDVGETVLADTVGFIRHLPHDLVAAFKATLQETRQATLLLHVIDAADVRVQENIDAVNTVLAEIEADEIPTLLVMNKIDMLDDFEPRIDRDEENKPIRVWLSAQTGVGVPLLFQALTERLSGEVAQHTLRLPPREGRLRSRFYQLQAIEKEWLEDDGSVGLQVRMPIVDWRRLCKQEPALVDYVI
- the hfq gene encoding RNA chaperone Hfq → MAKGQSLQDPFLNALRRERVPVSIYLVNGIKLQGQIESFDQFVILLKNTVSQMVYKHAISTVVPSRPVSHHSNNAGGGTNNYHHGGSAQGSSAPQQDSEDTE
- the miaA gene encoding tRNA (adenosine(37)-N6)-dimethylallyltransferase MiaA — encoded protein: MSDTTTASLPKAIFLMGPTASGKTALAIALRKILPVELISVDSALIYRGMDIGTAKPDAAELSAAPHRLLDIRDPAEAYSAADFRRDALAEMAEIVAAGRIPLLVGGTMLYFKALLEGLSPLPSADPQVRAKIEQQAAEQGGHALHRQLQEIDPVAAARIHPNDPQRLSRALEVFFISGKTLTELTQTSGDALPYQVHQFAIAPASRELLHQRIEQRFHQMLASGFEAEVRALFARGDLHTDMPSIRCVGYRQMWSYLDGEIPYDEMVYRGVCATRQLAKRQMTWLRGWEDIHWLESEHPEQALNKVLQVVGASQD